From Prinia subflava isolate CZ2003 ecotype Zambia chromosome 20, Cam_Psub_1.2, whole genome shotgun sequence, the proteins below share one genomic window:
- the GCNA gene encoding germ cell nuclear acidic protein has protein sequence MAGAAARAGPALGPGPGSAPGPRHHREWRGRAGSGAAASASGGRSPGSGGAGSQSWRGGSSALYFSSSSDDEFEMFLAKLKTPKSVPKKADASLKGFIDDSDDFFLDLKVKKSTTKSAQKDLQIPKKLTTPGNRNTCCQELQYPDTSSDTEDSVFVESPWHNHQKEGVKDLRESQKCINLSPPRNQKESIFKGTPDLLVRRKERSCENTENKLPTVALGRGTWVESDSSDDSFGSLMERIKKRNLPRKPVLSTSKSVFQPSTSENIKPPCKDTQPVKGEGVKTPKPKSISLQETPSMIKTPARIPGNESVSCSQSAKTEKRLRVCSVPDCFLQDLSNPASHYVKNFKKNKEELAQKLYRLFNSTIFEQKLPENMVITWNKKMRKTAGYCVTGQGQGPEGKRYARIELSEKVCDSADRLRDTLIHEVCHAASWLINGVRDGHGRFWRFYANKSAVIHPELPVVTRCHSYEINYKFTYECVRCKATIGRHSRSLDTARFVCAFCGGQLELRQPPGRAGTPARAQLTPFARYVKENYGLAKRGQHRLSHAEVMRKLSADFALKTKLEDSF, from the exons AtggcgggagcggcggcgcgggcgggccCCGCGCtcgggcccggccccggctcggCCCCGGGGCCCCGCCACCACCGGGAatggcggggccgggcgggcagcggggccgcggcATCGGCCTCGGGCGGGAGGAgtcccgggagcggcggcgcggggAGCCAGAGCTGGCGGGGCGGCAG CAGTGCCCTGTACTTCTCTTCCAGCAGCGATGATGAATTTGAAATGT ttttaGCTAAACTGAAAACTCCCAAATCTGTTCCTAAAAAGGCAGATGCAAG tttgaaAGGCTTCATTGATGACTCAGATGATTTCTTCTTGGACTTGAAAGTGAAAAAGAGCACAACCAAGAGTG CACAGAAAGATCTTCAGATCCCGAAAAAGCTGACAACTCCTGGAAACAGAAACACTTGCTGCCAGGAATTGCAGTATCCAGACACTTCAAGTGACACTGAAGATTCTGTCTTTGTAGAAAGTCCATGGCATAACCACCAAAAAGAGGGAGTGAAAGACTTAAGAGAGAGTCAGAAGTGCATAAATCTTTCACCTCCACGGAATCAGAAAGAGTCAATTTTCAAAGGCACTCCAGATTTACTTgttagaaggaaagaaagaagctgtgaaaatacagaaaataaattgccAACTGTGGCACTAGGACGTGGTACCTGGGTGGAATCAGATAGCTCAGATGACAGTTTTGGCTCTCTAATGGAACGGATAAAGAAGCGAAATCTACCTCGAAAACCAGTCTTGAGCACAAGTAAATCTGTCTTTCAGCCAAGCACCTCAG AAAACATCAAGCCACCCTGCAAAGACACACAGCCTGTGAAAGGGGAGGGAGTCAAGACACCAAAGCCAAAATCTATTTCACTTCAAGAAACACCTTCCATGATAAAGACTCCTGCAAGAATTCCTGGGAATGAATCAGTCAGTTGCTCACAATCagcaaagacagagaaaag GCTCAGGGTATGCTCAGTGCCTGATTGTTTCTTGCAAGATCTTTCAAATCCAGCTTCCCACTACGTGAagaatttcaagaaaaacaaagaggagCTGGCCCAGAAGCTCTACAGGCTGTTTAACAGTACCATCTTTGAGCAAAAG ttgcCAGAGAACATGGTAATAACCTGGAATAAGAAGATGAGAAAGACAGCGGGGTACTGTGTGACGGGGCAGGGGCAAGGCCCTGAAGGGAAGCGTTACGCTCGCATTGAGCTCTCTGAGAAAGTCTGTGACTCTGCAG ACCGCCTTCGGGACACGCTGATCCATGAGGTTTGCCACGCGGCCTCCTGGCTCATCAACGGCGTCCGCGACGGCCACGGCCGCTTCTGGAGGTTCTATGCCAACAAATCAGCTGTGATCCACCCCGAGCTGCCCGTGGTGACACGGTGCCACAGCTATGAGATCAACTACAAATTCACCTACGAGTGTGTCCGGTGCAAAGCCAC catCGGGCGGCACTCGCGCTCCCTGGACACGGCGCGGTTTGTGTGCGCCTTCTGCggggggcagctggagctgcggcagcccccgggcagggcgggcacccctgccagggcacagctcacCCCCTTTGCCAGGTATGTGAAGGAGAACTATGGACTGGCTAAGAgagggcagcacaggctgagccaCGCAGAGGTCATGAGGAAACTCAGCGCTGACTTTGCTTTGAAAACCAAGCTGGAAGATTCCTTTTAA